Proteins from a single region of Lates calcarifer isolate ASB-BC8 linkage group LG19, TLL_Latcal_v3, whole genome shotgun sequence:
- the LOC108874902 gene encoding eukaryotic translation initiation factor 5A-1, with product MADDDFTVAESGASSTFPMQCSALRKNGYVMLKGRPCKIVDMSTSKTGKHGHAKVHLVGLDIFTQKKYEDICPSTHNMNVPNVTRKDYQVIDVSDGYIGLLDDSGETREDLKVPDGDLGKEIEKKFSNGEQFVVTVMKALDEEHVVGTKVLT from the exons ATGGCGGATGATGATTTCACTGTTGCGGAGTCTGGGGCTTCGTCAACATTCCCCATGCAGTGCTCAGCACTGAGGAAGAATGGCTATGTCATGCTGAAAGGACGTCCCTGTAAGATCGTTGACATGTCTACCTCTAAGACTGGCAAGCATGGGCATGCCAAG GTTCACCTTGTTGGACTTGACATTTTTACTCAGAAGAAGTATGAAGATATTTGCCCATCCACCCACAACATGAATGTCCCAAATGTAACAAGGAAAGACTACCAG GTAATTGATGTCTCAGATGGTTATATCGGCCTATTGGATGACAGCGGAGAAACCAGAGAGGATCTTAAAGTGCCAGATGGTGACCTGGGTAAAGAAATTGAGAAAAAGTTCAGCAATGGAGAACAGTTTGTG GTCACTGTGATGAAAGCTTTAGATGAAGAGCATGTAGTTGGCACCAAGGTCTTGACTTAA
- the slc2a2 gene encoding solute carrier family 2, facilitated glucose transporter member 2: MDSGKQLTGTLALAVFTAALGSLQYGYSLGVINAPQQVIQKHYGRSLGVWSERNAVPPENSTEEEELPDVAHNPAVVMYWSLSVAIFSIGGMLSSFLVGFVGDLKGRVKGMLMVNVLAIAGGLLMGFCKMWKPHIMVISGRAVMGFYCGLTSGLVPMYIGEIAPKAYRGALGTLHQLAIVTGILISQVIGLDFVLGNDDMWPLLLGLSGAPAVLQSLLLPLCPESPRYLYIQLGKDQEAKKSLYRLKGRYDATSDLEEMRREKEEADKEARVSILSLIRSSVYRQQLFVALMMHLSQQLSGINAIFYYSTSIFSRAGVAQPVYATIGVGVINTVFTLVSVALVDKAGRRTLTLIGLGGMCCCAIAMTVGLKFQYEYSWMSYISMSAIFLFVSFFEIGPGPIPWFIVAELFSQGPRPAAIALAGCCNWTSNFIIGMTFQYIQAWLDCYVFILFAALLLGFTVFAYLRVPETKGKTFEEIAAVFQKGRKKQAQSPKDDTELQQLKTSTDA, encoded by the exons CAGCTAACAGGTACGCTGGCTCTGGCTGTGTTCACAGCAGCACTGGGGTCCCTGCAATATGGTTACAGTCTTGGAGTCATCAACGCACCACAACAG GTCATTCAAAAGCATTATGGCCGCTCCCTGGGGGTCTGGTCAGAGAGGAACGCTGTCCCTCCAGAAAACagcacagaagaagaggagttaCCAGACGTGGCACATAACCCTGCTGTGGTCATGTACTGGTCATTGTCGGTGGCAATCTTCTCCATTGGTGGCATGTTATCCTCCTTCCTGGTGGGATTTGTGGGAGACCTGAAAGGGAG GGTAAAAGGCATGTTAATGGTCAATGTTCTGGCTATAGCTGGTGGACTGCTGATGGGTTTTTGCAAGATGTGGAAACCTCATATAATGGTCATCTCAGGCCGTGCTGTTATGGGTTTTTACTGCG GGTTGACATCTGGACTGGTGCCAATGTACATTGGAGAGATTGCACCCAAGGCTTACAGAGGGGCTCTGGGAACATTACACCAGCTGGCTATTGTCACTGGCATCCTAATCAGCCAG GTGATAGGCTTGGACTTTGTGCTTGGTAACGATGATATGTGGCCCCTGTTACTTGGTCTGTCTGGAGCTCCAGCAGTATTACAATCCCTTCTGTTACCTCTGTGCCCTGAGAGCCCGCGGTACCTTTATATTCAACTGGGCAAGGATCAAGAGGCTAAAAAAA GTCTGTATCGTCTAAAGGGGCGGTATGATGCAACTTCTGATCTGGAGGAGATGcgaagggagaaagaggaagcagaCAAGGAGGCCAGGGTCTCTATCCTTTCTTTG ATCCGCTCCTCTGtgtacagacagcagctgtttgttgcCCTCATGATGCACCTCTCTCAACAGTTGTCTGGCATCAATGCA ATCTTTTATTACTCTACGAGTATCTTCTCTCGGGCCGGTGTTGCTCAGCCAGTCTACGCCACTATAGGAGTTGGGGTCATTAACACAGTCTTCACTCTGGTGTCT GTTGCACTGGTGGACAAGGCTGGCAGGCGTACTCTGACTCTCATTGGTCTGGGAGGGATGTGCTGCTGTGCAATTGCCATGACAGTGGGCCTCAAATTCCAG TATGAATACTCCTGGATGAGCTACATCAGCATGTCAGCGATCTTCCTCTTTGTGAGTTTCTTTGAAATTGGTCCTGGCCCTATTCCGTGGTTCATAGTGGCTGAACTTTTCAGCCAGGGACCTCGGCCTGCGGCCATCGCTCTCGCTGGCTGCTGCAACTGGACCAGCAATTTCATCATTGGCATGACCTTTCAGTATATACAG GCTTGGCTGGATTGTTATGTGTTCATCCTGTTTGCTGCGCTGCTTCTCGgtttcactgtgtttgcttATCTTCGGGTCCCTGAGACCAAGGGCAAAACCTTTGAGGAGattgctgctgttttccagAAGGGAAGGAAAAAGCAGGCACAGAGCCCCAAAGACGATACTGAACTGCAGCAGCTCAAAACATCCACAGATGCTTAA